Below is a genomic region from Pseudomonadota bacterium.
GAGGTGTGCTATATAGGCACCACCAAAACATCCTACAAAGGAAGCAATAAACACGGCAAGGGCTTTCATATGGGTGATATTTATTCCGGAAGCCCTTACAGATTGGTCATTATCCTTTACACCCCTCAAGACGAGGCCTATGTCCTGATTGACAAACCTCCTCATCCCGAAGAGGATAATCAGCGTCATAATGATGATCACGTAATGTTCTACATATTCGTTTGGTAAACTATCCAAACCTGTGATTCCATTCGTCCCCCCAAGGATATTAAGGGCCTCTACGACACGGGTGAAAAAGAGAGGATACATTAAAGTAACGATTGCAAAATAGACACCGCGCAGTGGTAAGCAGGGTAGCAGCAAGGCTGTACAAAATATTGCACCCCCCATTGCCGCAAAAGGAATGGAGAGATATACTGGCAAACCAAGGTAGACATTAAATATCGCTGAAAGGTAACCACCAACACCAACAAAAAATGCCCCTCCAAGACATACAAGTCCCACATAATTGGCAAGAAAGTCAAAGGACAGGGCAAGCAGCGCGTAGACACACATGATGTTAATAACCCTTTTCCAATATGGGGCAAGTTCGAGGAGTAGTGGCAACAAAAGAATCCCCACGATCAGCAGTAGCCGTGGGCCCAAAAGGTAGAGTATTTCTCTGTATGAAGAGATTGCATAGAGCCCTTCTGTTCTTACTTTTATTCCCCTGTCGATCCTCTCTTTCCTCATCATTTCGTGGTTCATGGCTTTATACCCTCTCCTCGAGTTCTTTCTGTTTTCCAAATATCCCTGAAGGCTTAATCAGGAGGGTAATGATTATGGCAAGAAGGGCAACTACCATAGTGTAATGGGAAGAAAGGAATTTTTCCGTGAGGATCTGGGCAAAACCTATGATAAAAGAGGCAACAATAGTTCCACCCCAGCTTCCCAGTCCTCCTATTACACAGACTGCAATCGCAAAGATAAGGACATTATATCCTGCCTCTACAATTATGTTTCCGAGAGGCAAAAGGAGTATCGCAGCAAAACCAGCAAGCCCTGAACCTATTGCAAGGGAAACTATGGCGGTCATATCGGAGTCTATACCAAGCATCATGGCTGCCCTTTCATCCTGGGCAATTCCCCTTAATGCAAGTCCAACCCTGTTAAAATGGGTAAACAGATAAAGGAGCAGAAAGGTAAGTATACCTGCACCCACAATGATGATGCGCTGGTAATCAATATTTATTCCTAATATGTCCATTGAGCCGGCAACAAATGTGGGGAGGGTAAAGGTCATACCCCTTAATCCTCCCCAGCGTAGCCCCTCTAAAACAGCAAGCCCTATTGCATACGTAGCAATTATCTCAGAGATTTCCATACCCCTGATCCTTATTAAAATGAAACGGTAGATCAGGGCACCGATGATGCTTGTCATGCCAATAGCAAGGATAATAGCTAATGGATAAGGAAATGCCACAAATTTATTCATAAACAACCAGGTTATATAACCAGCTGTGATATAGAGGGCACCATGGGCAAAATTTGGTATCCTGCTTATGCTGTAAACAAGGGTAAAACCCAGAGACATAAGGGACAGGATAATGCTATTGGTAATTCCATATACAAGTATTTCCACGTCAGCCTCTTATTATCAGTTCTACTTCATCCACGGTGGTAATAAAACCTTCCCTTCAGCAAGCTTTGGAGGGAAGATCTGAACCCTTTTACCAGCTTGCCATTGTATGATACCGGTTACCGCTCCTTCTTTTGGATCGAAAGAAGGTATTATCTGATGCGATTTTTTGTCAAAACGCATCCTTCCGTATACCCCCATAATATCACTATCCTCTAATCCCTTTATTACCTTATCCGAGTCGAGACTGTTTGCTTTTTCTATTGCGTCCTTAAGCTGATACACCGCCATGTAACTCGATGATGTTCCATAACCTTCAGGCTCCAAACCCCATTTCTTCTTATAGGCTTCCACAAATTTCATAGTCCAGGGTGTAATCTTTGCCGGGGCATTACCGCCATTGACAAGATTTACAATAAGGTATTCGCCTCTGCCGCCTGAAGCCTTCCAGAACCCTGGCTGCTCAGCAGCATTTACAAAACCGATAGGGAGGCACTTCAACTGCATATCGCTCCACTGTTTCAGCAGCACTGCACTTTCCGGCATATCCATCCACAGGAAGAGTATCTGGGCGCCTTTCTTTCCAGCATCTATAAGCCCTACGGAATAATCAACGGTTCCTGTAGGGTATATCTTCATATCGATGACAGTCCATCCCTTGGAGGTAAGCGCTTTTTTCATG
It encodes:
- a CDS encoding branched-chain amino acid ABC transporter permease; amino-acid sequence: MNHEMMRKERIDRGIKVRTEGLYAISSYREILYLLGPRLLLIVGILLLPLLLELAPYWKRVINIMCVYALLALSFDFLANYVGLVCLGGAFFVGVGGYLSAIFNVYLGLPVYLSIPFAAMGGAIFCTALLLPCLPLRGVYFAIVTLMYPLFFTRVVEALNILGGTNGITGLDSLPNEYVEHYVIIIMTLIILFGMRRFVNQDIGLVLRGVKDNDQSVRASGINITHMKALAVFIASFVGCFGGAYIAHLYMWAGISLFALDFSIIPIASVVIGGGGTLVGAVIGTFILVPLSEILRAFGSFRIVIYCAALTGFIVFKSEGLMVYLQRKYHQFERWVKV
- a CDS encoding branched-chain amino acid ABC transporter permease gives rise to the protein MEILVYGITNSIILSLMSLGFTLVYSISRIPNFAHGALYITAGYITWLFMNKFVAFPYPLAIILAIGMTSIIGALIYRFILIRIRGMEISEIIATYAIGLAVLEGLRWGGLRGMTFTLPTFVAGSMDILGINIDYQRIIIVGAGILTFLLLYLFTHFNRVGLALRGIAQDERAAMMLGIDSDMTAIVSLAIGSGLAGFAAILLLPLGNIIVEAGYNVLIFAIAVCVIGGLGSWGGTIVASFIIGFAQILTEKFLSSHYTMVVALLAIIITLLIKPSGIFGKQKELEERV
- a CDS encoding ABC transporter substrate-binding protein → MEENYGKYKYCFRNTSHVGVMMNEFITMIEDLKKGHNFNKAYIMVQDVAHARGGGEAMKKALTSKGWTVIDMKIYPTGTVDYSVGLIDAGKKGAQILFLWMDMPESAVLLKQWSDMQLKCLPIGFVNAAEQPGFWKASGGRGEYLIVNLVNGGNAPAKITPWTMKFVEAYKKKWGLEPEGYGTSSSYMAVYQLKDAIEKANSLDSDKVIKGLEDSDIMGVYGRMRFDKKSHQIIPSFDPKEGAVTGIIQWQAGKRVQIFPPKLAEGKVLLPPWMK